The proteins below are encoded in one region of Mycobacterium shinjukuense:
- the mftG gene encoding mycofactocin dehydrogenase MftG, which translates to MTPAARHSDVLIVGAGSAGSVVAERLSADPDRVVTVLEAGPGLADPGLLAQTADGLRLPIGAGSPLVRRYRTQLTDRPVRRLSIVRGATVGGSGAINGGYFCRGLPRDFDGYSIPGWAWSDVVEHFRAIETDLDFAGPAHGTAGPIPVRRTHEMTGPTERFIAAAQRAGFAWIADLNDVGHPPAVGVGAVPLNIVDGVRTGPGSAFLMPALNRANLTVLDRTQALRVRLSGTAAVGVDAIGPEGEMLLTADRIVLCAGAIQSAQLLMLSGIGDQAMLRAAGVAVVAPLPVGMCCSDHPEWVLPTTWNVAAGRPVLEVVLNTFDDIEIRPYTGGFVAMTGGISPGHPDWPHVGIALMRPRARGRLTLVSADPRMAPRIEHRYDSEPDDIAALRRGTELARELVGSATGLGEPAWSTSQHLCGSAPMGTDDDRNAVVDGRCRVRGIENLWVIDGSVLPTITSRGPHATIVMLAHRAAEFVR; encoded by the coding sequence TTGACGCCGGCCGCCCGGCACAGCGATGTGCTGATCGTCGGCGCGGGAAGCGCTGGATCAGTTGTTGCCGAGCGTCTTTCGGCGGATCCTGATCGTGTGGTGACCGTGCTCGAGGCCGGCCCGGGACTGGCCGATCCGGGGCTGCTGGCCCAGACCGCCGACGGGTTGCGGCTGCCGATCGGGGCCGGCAGCCCGTTGGTGCGGCGTTATCGGACCCAGCTGACCGATCGGCCGGTCCGCCGGCTGTCGATCGTGCGCGGAGCGACGGTCGGCGGTTCGGGCGCCATCAACGGCGGGTACTTCTGTCGCGGCCTGCCGCGCGATTTCGATGGCTACTCCATCCCCGGCTGGGCCTGGTCCGATGTTGTCGAACACTTTCGGGCAATCGAAACCGACCTGGATTTCGCGGGTCCCGCCCACGGCACCGCTGGGCCCATTCCGGTTCGGCGGACACACGAAATGACCGGCCCCACAGAACGTTTCATTGCAGCCGCCCAGCGTGCCGGGTTTGCCTGGATTGCCGACCTCAATGACGTTGGACACCCGCCGGCCGTGGGAGTGGGTGCGGTCCCGCTCAACATCGTCGACGGTGTTCGGACCGGCCCGGGGTCCGCCTTCCTGATGCCCGCGCTGAACCGGGCCAACCTGACTGTGCTGGACCGGACGCAAGCGCTGCGCGTGCGCCTCTCCGGCACCGCCGCGGTGGGTGTCGACGCCATCGGCCCCGAGGGGGAAATGCTGTTGACCGCTGACCGAATAGTGTTGTGTGCCGGGGCGATTCAGTCAGCGCAGCTGTTGATGCTTTCCGGCATCGGTGATCAGGCGATGCTGCGGGCGGCGGGGGTGGCAGTGGTGGCGCCGCTACCGGTGGGGATGTGCTGCAGCGACCATCCCGAATGGGTGCTGCCCACCACCTGGAACGTGGCTGCCGGCCGGCCGGTGCTGGAAGTGGTGCTCAATACCTTCGATGATATTGAGATCCGACCTTATACAGGCGGTTTCGTGGCGATGACCGGAGGCATCAGCCCGGGGCACCCCGACTGGCCACACGTCGGGATTGCGCTCATGCGGCCACGTGCGCGCGGGCGCCTCACATTGGTATCGGCCGATCCGCGAATGGCGCCCCGCATCGAGCATCGGTACGACAGTGAGCCCGACGATATCGCCGCGCTGCGCCGGGGCACCGAATTGGCCCGCGAGTTGGTTGGTTCGGCAACCGGACTCGGGGAACCGGCCTGGTCGACGTCGCAGCACCTGTGTGGTTCCGCCCCGATGGGCACCGACGATGACCGCAACGCCGTCGTCGATGGGCGATGCCGGGTGCGCGGCATCGAGAACCTGTGGGTGATCGACGGGTCCGTGTTGCCCACGATCACCAGCCGCGGTCCGCACGCCACGATCGTGATGCTGGCCCACCGCGCTGCCGAGTTCGTCCGATGA
- the mftF gene encoding mycofactocin biosynthesis glycosyltransferase MftF (Members of this protein family, MftF, are glycosyltransferases, members of PF00535 (glycosyl transferase family 2). The encoding gene is found as part of the mycofactocin cassette, in Mycobacterium tuberculosis, many other Actinobacteria, and occasional members of other lineages. Mycofactocin itself, a putative redox carrier, is a heavily modified derivative of the C-terminal Val-Tyr dipeptide of the mycofactocin precursor MftA (TIGR03969).): MTQARLPNGFAVQVDRRVRVLGDGSALLGGSPTRLLRLAPAAQEMLCDGRLKVRDEVSAQLARTLLDATVAHPRPASGPSHRDVTVVIPVRDNVSGVRRLVASLRGLRVIVVDDGSVRPIELADFTGAHCDIEVLHHPRSKGPAAARNSGLAACTTDFVAFLDSDVAPRRGWLEALLGHFCDPTVALVAPRIIGLSQNENVVARYEAVRSSLDLGQREAPVLPHSTVSYVPSAAIICRCAALREVGGFDETLHSGEDVDLCWRLIEAGARLRYEPVALVAHDHRTELRDWVARKAYYGGSAAPLAVRHPDKIAPLVISGGALMAWVLVSFGTGIGRLASVVFALLTGRRIAKAMRGAETSLWDVCVVVTRGLWSAALQLASALCRHYWPVALVAAMVSRHCRRVVVIAAIVDGVVDWLGRRDATDGGAEPIGLLTFLLLKRVDDLAYGIGLWYGVLRERNVGALKPQIRT, encoded by the coding sequence ATGACACAAGCCCGGCTGCCTAACGGGTTCGCCGTGCAGGTGGACCGCCGCGTGCGCGTGCTCGGCGACGGCTCGGCCTTGCTCGGGGGCTCACCGACCCGGTTGCTGCGGTTGGCGCCCGCTGCCCAGGAGATGCTCTGCGACGGCCGCCTCAAGGTGCGCGACGAGGTCAGCGCCCAGCTGGCCCGCACCCTGCTGGACGCCACAGTGGCGCATCCACGGCCGGCCAGTGGTCCGTCCCATCGCGATGTCACCGTCGTTATCCCGGTCCGGGACAACGTATCTGGCGTCCGCCGGTTGGTGGCTTCGCTACGCGGACTACGCGTGATCGTGGTGGACGACGGTTCGGTGCGCCCAATCGAACTGGCGGATTTCACCGGCGCGCACTGTGACATCGAGGTGCTGCACCACCCGCGCAGCAAGGGGCCGGCGGCGGCCCGCAACAGCGGGCTGGCGGCCTGCACCACCGACTTTGTGGCCTTCCTGGATTCCGACGTGGCACCGCGGCGCGGGTGGCTAGAGGCCCTGCTCGGCCACTTCTGTGATCCCACCGTCGCGCTGGTGGCACCCCGGATCATCGGCTTGTCGCAGAACGAGAACGTGGTGGCACGCTACGAGGCGGTGCGCTCGTCACTGGACCTCGGCCAGCGTGAAGCACCGGTGTTGCCGCATAGCACGGTGTCCTACGTTCCCAGCGCCGCGATCATCTGCCGCTGCGCTGCGCTGCGGGAGGTCGGCGGATTCGACGAGACCCTGCACTCCGGCGAGGACGTGGACCTGTGCTGGCGGCTCATCGAAGCCGGCGCCCGGCTGCGCTACGAGCCGGTTGCGCTGGTCGCGCACGATCATCGGACCGAACTGCGCGATTGGGTCGCGCGCAAAGCGTATTACGGGGGCTCGGCGGCCCCACTGGCTGTGCGCCACCCCGACAAGATCGCGCCGTTGGTAATCTCCGGCGGGGCGTTGATGGCGTGGGTCCTGGTGTCCTTTGGAACCGGCATTGGCCGGCTGGCGTCGGTCGTGTTCGCCTTGTTGACGGGTCGCCGGATCGCCAAGGCCATGCGCGGTGCTGAGACGTCGCTGTGGGACGTGTGCGTGGTCGTCACCCGCGGCCTGTGGTCGGCGGCGCTGCAGTTGGCATCGGCCCTGTGCCGGCACTACTGGCCGGTGGCATTGGTCGCGGCCATGGTGTCCCGCCATTGTCGACGGGTGGTGGTGATTGCCGCGATCGTCGACGGCGTGGTGGACTGGCTGGGCCGCCGGGACGCCACCGACGGGGGCGCCGAACCCATCGGATTGCTGACCTTTCTGCTGCTCAAACGCGTCGATGACTTGGCCTACGGGATCGGCCTGTGGTACGGGGTGCTGCGCGAACGCAACGTCGGCGCGCTCAAACCGCAGATTCGGACGTAA
- the mftE gene encoding mycofactocin biosynthesis peptidyl-dipeptidase MftE → MNSSYHRQVLPVLGELATATSGQLSTATSPSIVIPLGSTEQHGPHLPLDTDTRIATAVASAVAARVDWLLAPAIAYGASGEHQGFAGTISIGTEALTLLLVEYGRSAASWARRLVFVNGHGGNVAALHRAVSLLRAEGRDAGWCPCSSEGGDAHAGHTETSLLLHISPAQVRTGRWRAGNQAPLTELLPAIRRGGVAAVSELGVLGDPTAATVAEGKRIFAEMVDDCVCRVVRWAPNPDGMLT, encoded by the coding sequence GTGAATTCGTCCTACCATCGGCAAGTGCTGCCCGTACTCGGCGAACTGGCGACTGCGACCTCGGGGCAACTGTCGACAGCCACCTCGCCGTCAATCGTGATCCCGCTGGGGTCCACCGAACAACACGGTCCCCATCTGCCGCTGGATACCGACACCCGGATCGCGACAGCGGTCGCCAGCGCGGTCGCCGCACGCGTCGACTGGTTGCTGGCACCGGCCATCGCCTATGGCGCCAGTGGTGAGCACCAGGGTTTCGCCGGAACGATCTCCATCGGCACCGAAGCGCTGACCCTGCTTTTGGTGGAGTATGGCCGATCGGCCGCCAGCTGGGCCCGGCGGCTGGTTTTCGTCAACGGCCACGGCGGCAACGTCGCCGCCTTGCATCGTGCGGTGAGTTTGCTGCGAGCCGAAGGTCGCGACGCTGGATGGTGCCCGTGCAGCTCCGAGGGTGGTGACGCTCATGCCGGACACACCGAAACATCGCTGTTGCTGCATATTTCGCCGGCCCAGGTGCGCACCGGCCGGTGGCGCGCCGGTAACCAAGCGCCGCTGACCGAGTTGTTGCCGGCGATTCGCCGCGGGGGTGTCGCGGCGGTCAGCGAGCTGGGGGTGCTCGGCGACCCGACCGCCGCAACCGTGGCCGAGGGGAAGCGCATCTTTGCGGAGATGGTCGACGATTGTGTGTGTCGGGTCGTGCGATGGGCGCCAAACCCCGACGGGATGCTGACATGA
- the mftD gene encoding pre-mycofactocin synthase MftD (MftD, an enzyme found in the mycofactocin biosynthesis locus, performs an oxidative deamination of 3-amino-5-[(p-hydroxyphenyl)methyl]-4,4-dimethyl-2-pyrrolidinone (AHDP). The resulting compound, now called pre-mycofactocin (PMFT), is a biologically active redox cofactor that can oxidize the non-exchangeable NADH of TIGR03971 family SDR-type oxidoreductases.), which translates to MAEAWFETVAIAQRRAKRRLPKSVYSSLIAASEQGITVADNVAAFSELGFAPHVVGATEKRDLSTTVMGQDISLPVIISPTGVQAVDPDGEVAVARAAAARGTAMGLSSFASKPIEEVIAANPKTFFQIYWLGGRDAIAERVERARQAGAVGLIVTTDWTFAHGRDWGSPKIPEEMSLKTMVRMSPEAIARPRWLWKFARTRRPPSLRVPNLGRRGERGPRFFAAYREWLGTAPPTWEDIAWLRRLWGGPFMLKGVMRVDDAKRAVDAGVSAISVSNHGGNNLDGTPASIRALPAVAAAVGDQIEVLLDGGIRRGGDVVKAVALGARAVMIGRAYLWGLAAAGQSGVENVLDILRGGMDSALMGLGRSSVRDLCPDDILVPAGFTRELGVPALGNA; encoded by the coding sequence ATGGCCGAAGCCTGGTTCGAAACGGTGGCCATCGCCCAGCGACGCGCGAAACGTCGGCTGCCAAAATCGGTTTACTCGTCCCTGATCGCGGCGAGTGAGCAGGGAATCACGGTCGCCGACAATGTCGCAGCGTTCAGCGAACTCGGCTTCGCCCCGCATGTCGTCGGTGCGACCGAAAAGCGTGATTTGTCGACCACCGTGATGGGACAAGATATTTCGCTGCCGGTAATCATTTCGCCGACCGGTGTCCAGGCGGTCGACCCCGATGGTGAGGTAGCCGTCGCCCGGGCCGCGGCCGCCCGCGGCACGGCGATGGGGTTGTCTTCGTTTGCCAGCAAGCCGATCGAGGAAGTCATCGCCGCCAACCCCAAGACCTTCTTCCAGATCTACTGGCTCGGCGGGCGTGACGCCATCGCCGAGCGCGTGGAGCGAGCCCGGCAGGCCGGCGCGGTCGGGTTGATCGTCACCACCGACTGGACGTTCGCGCACGGACGCGACTGGGGCAGCCCCAAGATCCCCGAAGAGATGAGCCTGAAGACCATGGTGCGGATGTCTCCGGAGGCGATCGCCCGCCCGAGATGGCTGTGGAAGTTCGCCAGGACGCGGCGGCCGCCCAGCTTGCGGGTGCCCAACCTGGGCCGCCGCGGCGAGCGCGGCCCACGGTTCTTTGCCGCCTACCGCGAGTGGCTGGGCACCGCACCGCCGACCTGGGAAGACATCGCCTGGCTGCGCCGGTTGTGGGGCGGACCGTTCATGCTCAAGGGTGTCATGCGGGTCGACGACGCCAAAAGAGCGGTGGATGCTGGTGTTTCGGCGATCTCGGTGTCCAACCACGGCGGCAACAATCTGGACGGCACACCCGCATCGATCCGGGCCCTGCCCGCCGTGGCGGCGGCGGTCGGCGACCAGATCGAGGTGTTGTTGGACGGCGGCATCCGGCGGGGCGGCGACGTCGTCAAGGCGGTGGCGCTGGGCGCGCGTGCGGTGATGATCGGCCGCGCCTACCTGTGGGGCCTGGCCGCGGCCGGACAATCCGGCGTCGAGAATGTCCTTGACATCCTGCGCGGTGGCATGGACTCGGCGCTGATGGGTCTGGGACGTTCATCCGTGCGCGACCTGTGTCCCGACGACATCCTGGTCCCCGCGGGCTTCACCCGGGAATTGGGTGTGCCCGCCCTCGGCAACGCTTGA
- the mftC gene encoding mycofactocin radical SAM maturase (MftC is a radical SAM/SPASM enzyme that catalyzes the first two steps in biosynthesis of the electron carrier mycofactocin from the terminal Val-Tyr dipeptide of the precursor peptide MftA.), whose translation MTSTLIEQFEHGLDAPICLTWELTYACNLACVHCLSSSGRRDPRELSTRQCKDIIDELERMQVFYVNIGGGEPTVRPDFWELVDYATAHRVGVKFSTNGVRITPEVAARLAASDYVDVQVSLDGATAEVNDAVRGPGSFAMAVDALQNLAAAGFGKPGGGAKVSVVVTRHNVDQLDDFATLASRFGATLRITRLRPSGRGADVWDDLHPTAAQQVQLYDWLVAKGERVLTGDSFFHLSPLGSAGALAGLNMCGAGRVVCLIDPVGDVYACPFAIHERFLAGNVLSDGGFDNIWKNAPLFQELRAPQSAGACAGCGHYDGCRGGCMAAKFFTGLPTAGPDPECVQGHGAPALARKRDTPRARVDHSRGTGIRAPVPLTLSRRPPARRCDESPV comes from the coding sequence ATGACATCGACGCTGATCGAGCAGTTCGAGCACGGACTGGACGCGCCCATCTGCCTGACCTGGGAGCTGACCTACGCCTGCAACCTGGCGTGTGTGCACTGCCTGTCGTCCTCGGGCAGGCGCGACCCCCGCGAGCTGTCCACTCGTCAGTGCAAGGACATCATCGACGAGTTGGAACGCATGCAGGTGTTCTACGTCAACATCGGCGGTGGCGAGCCCACGGTGCGCCCGGACTTCTGGGAGCTGGTGGATTACGCCACCGCGCACCGCGTCGGGGTGAAGTTCTCCACCAACGGCGTCCGGATCACCCCCGAGGTGGCCGCGAGGTTGGCGGCCAGCGACTACGTGGATGTGCAGGTCTCACTCGACGGCGCCACCGCCGAGGTCAACGACGCCGTTCGCGGCCCGGGGTCGTTCGCGATGGCGGTTGATGCGCTGCAGAACCTGGCAGCGGCGGGATTTGGCAAGCCTGGTGGAGGCGCCAAGGTCTCCGTCGTGGTCACCCGGCACAACGTCGACCAGCTCGACGATTTCGCAACCCTGGCAAGCCGTTTCGGGGCAACCCTGCGGATCACCCGGCTGCGGCCGTCCGGGCGGGGTGCGGACGTCTGGGACGATCTGCACCCCACCGCCGCCCAGCAGGTGCAGCTGTATGACTGGCTGGTCGCCAAGGGTGAGCGAGTGCTGACCGGCGATTCGTTCTTCCATCTCTCGCCGCTGGGCTCCGCCGGCGCGCTGGCCGGCCTCAACATGTGCGGGGCCGGCCGGGTGGTGTGCCTCATCGACCCGGTCGGCGACGTATACGCCTGTCCGTTCGCCATCCATGAGCGTTTCCTGGCGGGAAATGTGTTGTCCGACGGCGGGTTTGACAACATCTGGAAGAACGCGCCGTTGTTTCAGGAACTGCGCGCGCCGCAGTCGGCCGGGGCCTGCGCTGGCTGCGGGCATTACGACGGCTGCCGGGGCGGTTGCATGGCGGCGAAATTCTTCACCGGCCTGCCGACCGCCGGGCCGGATCCCGAATGCGTGCAAGGCCACGGCGCACCGGCGCTGGCGCGGAAGCGGGACACCCCGCGGGCCCGTGTCGATCACTCCCGGGGCACCGGCATCCGGGCACCGGTGCCCCTGACCCTGTCCAGGCGACCCCCCGCGCGCCGCTGCGACGAAAGTCCGGTGTAG
- the mftB gene encoding mycofactocin biosynthesis chaperone MftB (MftB, a small protein, is a peptide chaperone that assists the radical SAM enzyme MftC in performing two modifications to the C-terminal Val-Tyr dipeptide of the mycofactocin precursor peptide, MftA. MftB's role is analogous to the role of PqqD in the biosynthesis of PQQ, a cofactor that derives entirely from a Tyr and a Glu in the precursor PqqA.): MRGLLIGVFDPLRGWRLHPQVAIRPEPFGALLYHFGTRRLSFLKNRRMLTVVRTLADHPDARSACRAAGVADPDQGPYLHALGVLARSDMLVPQEVR, encoded by the coding sequence GTGCGGGGTCTACTGATCGGCGTGTTCGACCCGCTGCGCGGCTGGCGGTTGCACCCCCAGGTGGCGATCCGGCCGGAGCCGTTTGGTGCGCTGCTCTATCACTTCGGCACGCGTCGGCTGTCGTTTCTGAAAAACCGCAGGATGCTGACGGTGGTGCGGACGCTGGCCGACCATCCCGATGCCCGGTCCGCCTGCCGGGCCGCTGGGGTCGCCGACCCCGACCAGGGCCCGTACCTGCATGCGCTGGGTGTACTGGCCCGCTCCGACATGCTGGTGCCGCAGGAGGTCCGATGA
- the mftA gene encoding mycofactocin precursor MftA (Mycofactocin is a small molecule electron carrier derived from the final two amino acids, Val-Tyr, of MftA, the mycofactocin precursor. It plays a role in redox homeostasis and the metabolism of alcohols and aldehydes in Actinobacteria, including Mycobacterium tuberculosis.), with amino-acid sequence MDHETDPGTELVAETLVEEVSIDGMCGVY; translated from the coding sequence ATGGACCACGAGACCGATCCTGGCACCGAGCTCGTCGCCGAGACGCTGGTTGAAGAGGTGTCCATCGACGGCATGTGCGGGGTCTACTGA
- the mftR gene encoding mycofactocin system transcriptional regulator (MftR, the mycofactocin system transcriptional regulator, is an uncharacterized TetR family DNA-binding transcription factor. Its role is inferred by context. It occurs as part of the biosynthesis locus for mycofactocin, a partially characterized electron carrier derived from the terminal Val-Tyr dipeptide of the precursor peptide MftA, through a radical SAM enzyme-mediated process.) → MLHESRVGRRRSTTPQHITDVALDLFAARGFAVVSVDDVARAAGISRRTLFRYYPSKNAIPWGDFDTHLGRLRNLLDHVDPGVRLGAALRAALLAFNTFDESETVRHRRRMRVILQTPELQAYSMTMYAGWRGVIAQFVARRLGLKTTDLLPQTVAWTMLGVALSAYEHWLADGSGALPEALGKAFDVVGAGLDRLGR, encoded by the coding sequence ATGCTGCACGAGTCCCGGGTGGGCCGGCGCCGCTCGACGACACCGCAGCACATCACCGATGTTGCCCTCGACCTGTTCGCCGCCCGGGGTTTCGCCGTCGTCAGCGTCGACGACGTCGCCCGGGCCGCCGGCATCTCCCGCCGGACCCTGTTCCGCTACTACCCCTCCAAGAACGCCATACCCTGGGGTGACTTCGACACCCACCTCGGCCGCCTGCGCAACCTGCTCGACCATGTCGACCCGGGGGTTCGGTTGGGCGCGGCGCTGCGCGCGGCGCTGTTGGCCTTCAACACCTTCGACGAATCCGAGACCGTCCGGCACCGCCGGCGCATGCGGGTCATCCTGCAAACCCCCGAACTGCAGGCCTACTCGATGACCATGTACGCCGGCTGGCGGGGGGTGATCGCGCAGTTCGTAGCCCGCCGGCTGGGACTCAAGACGACCGACCTGCTGCCCCAGACGGTCGCCTGGACGATGCTCGGGGTCGCGCTGTCGGCCTACGAACACTGGCTGGCCGACGGATCCGGTGCGCTGCCCGAGGCGCTCGGGAAAGCGTTCGACGTGGTCGGCGCCGGACTGGACCGGCTGGGCCGATGA
- a CDS encoding DUF2332 domain-containing protein, with translation MTTGHLLQDLRSQGRFCTSAGSPMYGELCELVAGDVESGGVFATILSGHDQAPARQAVPLRLLGGLHRLVLDGRAPALRRWYPSTGGSWQSATAWPDIVRTASGHADWLRAALEQPPQTNEVGRSAALIGALLRINHGFDLPIRLFEIGASAGLNLRADRYHYRHAGGQWGPADSPVAIDDAWRGKLPPNDAVRVIERHGYDIAPVDVTGADGEMTVLSYVWPDQAARMSRLRGAIAVARTVPARLERQTAASAVAGLKLAGGALTVLWHSITWQYLSADEQATVGAAIDTLAAQADAHWPFAHLSLEPARDRPSAGLKFLVRATSWPGGETRILGECHPHGPPVNWH, from the coding sequence ATGACCACCGGGCACCTGCTGCAGGACCTGCGCTCACAGGGCAGGTTCTGCACCTCCGCCGGCTCGCCGATGTACGGCGAGCTGTGTGAGCTGGTGGCCGGCGACGTCGAATCCGGCGGCGTCTTCGCGACGATTCTGTCCGGCCACGACCAAGCCCCAGCACGTCAAGCGGTGCCACTGAGACTGCTCGGCGGGCTGCACCGGTTGGTGCTCGACGGCCGGGCACCCGCTTTGCGCCGCTGGTATCCCAGCACCGGCGGTAGCTGGCAGTCCGCGACCGCCTGGCCCGACATCGTGCGCACCGCGTCCGGCCATGCCGACTGGCTGCGTGCGGCGCTCGAGCAACCACCACAGACCAACGAGGTGGGCCGATCCGCCGCGCTGATCGGCGCCTTGCTGCGCATCAACCACGGATTCGATTTGCCGATACGGCTTTTCGAGATCGGTGCGAGCGCCGGGCTGAACCTGCGGGCCGATCGGTACCACTACCGTCACGCCGGCGGGCAGTGGGGACCGGCCGACTCGCCGGTGGCGATCGACGACGCGTGGCGCGGCAAGCTGCCGCCGAATGATGCGGTGCGCGTCATCGAGCGGCACGGGTATGACATTGCGCCCGTCGACGTCACCGGCGCCGACGGGGAAATGACGGTGTTGAGCTACGTCTGGCCCGACCAGGCCGCCCGGATGAGCCGGCTGCGCGGTGCCATCGCCGTGGCCCGGACCGTCCCGGCGCGGCTGGAGCGGCAGACGGCGGCCAGCGCGGTCGCGGGCCTGAAGCTAGCCGGGGGCGCGCTGACCGTGCTGTGGCATTCGATCACCTGGCAATACCTGTCCGCCGACGAACAGGCCACGGTGGGCGCGGCCATCGACACGCTGGCCGCCCAGGCCGATGCCCACTGGCCGTTCGCGCACCTCAGCCTGGAGCCCGCGCGGGATCGGCCCAGTGCTGGGCTCAAGTTCCTGGTGCGCGCTACCAGCTGGCCGGGCGGCGAGACGAGGATCTTGGGCGAATGCCATCCGCACGGTCCGCCAGTGAACTGGCACTAG
- a CDS encoding DUF6036 family nucleotidyltransferase — translation MSCPSTPPGRWKSTFYRSPTTPAKSPVSQTKSKEPQASSPSSRNFTASVSTAWTCRPLPDGWRDRLVKVQNENTAAPSGEPRFIGWCLDKEDLCVAKLCALREKDQNFVDALITADLVDPQLIATRLATVPERYRRASKRATSWLAHRTNSVE, via the coding sequence ATGAGCTGCCCTTCTACGCCACCAGGTCGGTGGAAATCGACGTTCTACCGATCGCCGACGACACCGGCGAAATCGCCCGTATCGCAGACGAAATCGAAGGAGCCGCAGGCGAGTTCTCCCAGTTCGCGCAACTTCACGGCTTCAGTATCGACGGCGTGGACCTGCAGACCTCTCCCCGACGGATGGCGCGATCGACTGGTCAAAGTCCAAAACGAGAACACAGCCGCCCCATCGGGAGAACCTCGGTTCATCGGATGGTGCCTCGACAAGGAAGATCTGTGTGTCGCGAAACTGTGCGCCCTCCGAGAGAAGGACCAGAATTTCGTCGACGCATTGATCACCGCTGACCTTGTTGACCCGCAGCTGATCGCTACCCGCCTCGCGACCGTTCCCGAACGGTATCGGAGAGCTTCTAAACGAGCAACCAGCTGGCTCGCTCACCGCACGAACAGCGTTGAGTAG
- a CDS encoding helix-turn-helix domain-containing protein, whose product MHETGTTQSELSRLSGVHQPSISQFLSDKVELSDEQLDRLLSCMGYRLEITRQPVTPDLTRSERRSWKLHRELARHLTRSTLTQWRPTIERNLRRLRSGVTGQPHLRNLDRWESLVKHGDVGGLHRVLTGLGRDCIEMREVSPMGGLLPEEERLRVLRTVR is encoded by the coding sequence ATGCACGAAACAGGCACCACCCAGTCCGAGCTGTCTCGGCTCAGCGGTGTACACCAGCCGAGCATCAGCCAGTTCCTCTCCGACAAGGTTGAACTCAGCGATGAGCAGCTCGACCGGCTGCTGTCCTGCATGGGCTACCGACTCGAAATCACCCGCCAACCAGTCACTCCCGACCTGACACGTTCAGAACGCCGCTCGTGGAAGCTGCACCGCGAGCTGGCCAGACACCTGACGCGTTCGACCCTCACACAATGGCGACCAACGATCGAGCGCAACCTGCGACGATTGCGGTCCGGCGTGACCGGTCAGCCTCACTTGAGAAACCTCGACCGCTGGGAATCGCTAGTGAAACACGGCGACGTAGGAGGCCTTCATCGCGTCCTCACTGGCCTCGGCCGGGATTGCATCGAGATGCGCGAAGTCTCACCGATGGGTGGACTGCTCCCCGAGGAGGAGCGCCTCCGCGTTTTGCGCACGGTGCGCTGA